A window of Salmo trutta chromosome 5, fSalTru1.1, whole genome shotgun sequence contains these coding sequences:
- the mypn gene encoding myopalladin isoform X5, translating to MWRLKLPKTEDGHFLIDPVQLQLLHNQVLMEQQQTDTEPTGATQSQPEASAWPARKQPEPQPQLQQSLPRSSTPMPLQSTHPSPILTIAPTPLLNFTPVTTLNTTPAPLLNIASAPLLNPYATQSYFLSSSSSSSPLLNTSHVPPINTTSALLLNTDPPAPMIGTLPSPPQLKTASSCMSSPPSAPLLSTVPAPHLHTSPASPPYMTLQNTTHSSQLNLAPLSLPKAIHVPQFNTPLIPPLNTAPTASLSSISAAFNRAPTTMQNTSPSPLLRTTHASLLNLAPTSQSFNYARPKEFVTAQTPLSPVRSPSPTESPVPLLHELAAELNSSNPNLFSPQPRVFPTRVLKSPTSPPSFMSSPTSPTLLPAAYLNSVFTLPQQSPPQAASPTSSTSTPSPIQNHVAFLSSVLPSLHTTQATNSMGLPRSAHGPPQSMQKKLSTSTRPMSDVDIRSSQQTLLQDMEKKLRFNEDFMRGHVQQKQTTYEGKTASRPLGPNIPATVFNYDEEYKVSNFEQRLLSEIEFRLERTPVEESDDEVQHDESPTGKCVAPIFDRKLRNFRAMEGVPMTFSCKVVGIPIPKVYWFKDGKQILRKNDHYKKIREGDGTCVLHIEVTNNDDDGNYTVMAANPQGRISCSGHLIIQTGPLRNRMTPMIHSQRVRARIQEVEEGEPTQERFFRPHFLQAPGDMVAHEGRVCRLDCKVSGLPNPELMWLINGRPIYPDFYHRMLVRENGIHSLVIDPLKQDDAGTYTCIASNKAGQSSFGLELRVVEKEMKQAPQFVEKLQNTGIAEGTPVRLECRVLGMPPPVIYWKKDNDTIPHTKARVSIHQDATGYVCLLIQPTRKEDAGWYTVSAKNEAGIVSCTARLDIYAQWHKHVPLPMKKAPRQGSRYAVLTGQGLDIKSAFPTTDNSPILFSSSPVEAQLESEEL from the exons ATGTGGAGATTAAAACTACCAAAAACTGAGGATGGTCATTTCTTAAT AGACCCTGTCCAGCTGCAGCTTCTACACAACCAGGTGCTTATGGAGCAGCAGCAGACTGACACTGAGCCAACCGGAGCCACCCAGAGCCAACCGGAGGCATCAGCCTGGCCAGCCCGGAAGCAACCcgagccccagccccagctccagcaaAGCCTACCCCGTTCATCTACCCCCATGCCCCTGCAGTCCACCCACCCCTCACCCATACTGACCATAGCCCCAACACCCTTACTCAACTTCACCCCTGTGACAACACTGAACACTACCCCTGCACCCCTGCTTAACATTGCCTCTGCACCACTACTGAACCCATACGCCACCCAATCTTattttctttcttcttcttcttcttcttcacccCTGCTAAACACAAGCCATGTACCACCAATAAACACTACCTCTGCACTGCTACTGAACACAGACCCTCCTGCACCCATGATTGGTACCCTGCCATCCCCTCCTCAACTGAAGACAGCTTCATCTTGTATGAGCTCCCCTCCATCTGCCCCTCTGCTGAGCACTGTTCCTGCACCCCACCTGCATACCAGCCCTGCATCCCCACCCTATATGACCCTGCAAAACACCACCCATTCTTCCCAGCTGAACTTAGCCCCCTTGTCCCTGCCTAAAGCTATTCACGTACCCCAGTTTAACACACCTCTCATACCTCCTCTGAACACAGCCCCCACAGCATCTCTCAGCTCCATCTCTGCAGCTTTCAACAGGGCCCCTACAACCATGCAGaacacctccccctccccccttctcagAACAACTCATGCCTCCCTCCTCAACCTGGCTCCCACGTCACAGAGCTTCAACTATGCTAGGCCAAAAGAGTTTGTCACTGcccagactcccctctctccagtcAGGAGTCCCTCCCCTACAGAGTCCCCAGTTCCGTTGCTCCACGAGCTGGCTGCCGAGCTCAACTCCTCCAACCCCAACCTGTTCTCTCCACAACCCAGAGTCTTCCCCACCAGAGTCCTCAAGTCACCCACTAGCCCCCCTTCCTTTAtgtcctcccccacctcccccacccttTTGCCTGCTGCCTACCTAAACTCTGTGTTCACCCTGCCACAGCAGTCACCCCCACAGGCAGCGTCCCCgacctccagcacctccaccCCCAGCCCCATCCAGAACCATGTGGCCTTCCTCAGCTCTGTCCTGCCCTCTCTACACACCACACAAGCCACCAACTCTATGGGCCTGCCCAGGAGTGCTCACGG GCCACCTCAAAGCATGCAGAAGAAGTTGTCTACAAGCACTCGTCCTATGTCAGATGTTGACATTCGTAGCAGCCAACAAACCCTCCTCCAGGATATGGAGAAAAAGCTTAGGTTCAATGAAGATTTTATGCGTGGTCATGTACAACAG AAGCAGACTACTTATGAGGGGAAAACAGCGAGCAGACCCCTCGGACCAAACATTCCTGCCACTGTCTTTAACTATGACGAG GAGTACAAAGTGTCCAACTTTGAGCAGAGGCTGTTGAGTGAGATAGAGTTCCGTCTGGAGCGCACGCCAGTCGAGGAGTCAGATGACGAGGTACAACACGATGAGAGCCCGACGGGGAAGTGCGTCGCGCCCATATTCGACAGGAAGCTGAGGAACTTCAGGGCCATGGAGGGTGTGCCTATGACGTTCTCCTGTAAAGTGGTGGGGATCCCCATACCGAAG GTTTACTGGTTCAAGGATGGCAAGCAGATCTTGAGGAAAAATGATCATTATAAGAAGATAAGAGAGGGGGACGGAACCTGTGTCCTACACATAGAGGTCACCAATAACGACGATGACGGCAACTACACTGTCATGGCAGCTAACCCCCAG GGACGAATCAGCTGCTCTGGTCATTTGATCATCCAAACGGGTCCTCTCCGAAACCGAATGACACCTATGATTCACTCTCAGAG GGTTCGGGCCCGCATACAGGAAGTGGAAGAGGGTGAACCAACCCAGGAGCGCTTCTTCCGACCTCACTTCCTCCAGGCTCCAGGGGACATGGTGGCTCATGAGGGCAGAGTCTGTAGATTAGACTGCAAG GTGAGTGGCCTACCAAACCCAGAGCTGATGTGGCTGATCAACGGGAGGCCCATCTACCCAGACTTCTACCACCGGATGCTGGTGAGGGAGAACGGCATCCATTCCCTTGTCATAGACCCTCTAAAacaggacgacgctgggacatACACCTGCATCGCCAGCAACAAAGCAGGACAGAGCTCCTTCGGTCTGGAGTTAAGAGTTGTGG AAAAAGAGATGAAGCAGGCCCCCCAGTTTGTTGAGAAGCTCCAGAACACAGGCATCGCAGAGGGAACCCCCGTCCGACTGGAGTGCAGGGTTCTGGGCATGCCTCCACCTGTTATCTATTGGAAGAAAGACAACGACACCATTCCTCACACCAAGGCCAGAGTCAG CATACACCAGGATGCCACTGGATATGTTTGCCTCCTTATTCAGCCTACCAGGAAAGAGGATGCTGGCTGGTACACCGTATCAGCAAAGAATGAGGCTGGAATTGTTTCATGCACAGCCAGGCTAGACATCTATG CCCAGTGGCATAAGCATGTTCCTCTGCCTATGAAAAAGGCTCCGCGGCAGGGCAGTCGCTATGCAGTGCTGACCGGCCAAGGCCTGGACATCAAATCTGCCTTCCCCACAACGGACAATAGCCCCATCCTGTTCTCCAGCTCCCCTGTGGAGGCACAGCTGGAGAGTGAGGAGCTGTGA